From a region of the Acomys russatus chromosome 4, mAcoRus1.1, whole genome shotgun sequence genome:
- the Cpxm1 gene encoding probable carboxypeptidase X1 → MWGLLLAVTAFAPSVGLGLGAPSASVLGLALGSTLAPHRSVTQPSTKANETSDQHVRLRVIKKKKIIVKKRKKLRQPRPLGTARPSVTTNPEKTLTLPEKQEPGCPPLGLESLQVSDSQLEASSSQSFGLGPHRGRLNIQSGLEDGDLYDGAWCAEQQDAEPWFQVDAKNPVRFAGIVTQGRNSVWRYDWVTSYKVQFSNDSQTWWSSRNHSSGMDMVFPANSDPETPVLNLLPEPQVARFIRLLPQTWLQEGASCLRAEILACPVSDPNDLFPEAHTLGSSDSLDFRHHNYKAMRKLMKQVNDQCPNITRIYSIGKSHQGLKLYVMEMSDQPGEHELGEPEVRYVAGMHGNEALGRELLLLLMQFLCREFLRGDPRVTRLLTETRIHLLPSMNPDGYETAYHKGSELVGWAEGRWTHQGIDLNHNFADLNTPLWYAEDDGLVPHTVPNHHLPLPAYYTLPNATVAPETWAVIKWMKRIPFVLSANLHGGELVVSYPFDMTRTPWAARELTPTPDDAVFRWLSTVYAGTNRAMQDMDRRPCHSQDFSLHGNVINGADWHTVPGSMNDFSYLHTNCFEVTVELSCDKFPHEKELPQEWENNKDALLTYLEQVRMGIAGVVRDEDTALGIADAVIAVEGINHDVTTAWGGDYWRLLTPGDYVVTASAEGYHAVRQHCRVTFEEGPVPCNFRLTKTPKQRLRELLAAKAKMPPDLRRKLGRLRGRKN, encoded by the exons ATGTGGGGTCTCCTGCTCGCTGTGACCGCCTTTGCGCCTTCCGTCGGTCTGGGTCTGGGGGCGCCCAGCGCCTCAGTGCTGGGCCTGGCGCTGGGCTCAACCCTAGCTCCACATCGCAGCGTTACACAGCCCTCCACGAAGGCAAATG AGACCTCAGACCAGCATGTCCGGCTGCGGGTCATCAAGAAGAAAAAGATCATTGTCAAGAAGCGAAAGAAGCTAAGGCAACCCCGTCCTTTGGGGACTGCCCGGCCTTCGGTGACTACTAACCCAGAGAAGACCCTCACTCTCCCTGAGAAACAAGAACCAG gatgTCCCCCCCTAGGCCTGGAGTCCTTGCAGGTTTCAGACAGCCAGCTCGAGGCCTCCAGCAGCCAGTCCTTTGGTCTTGGGCCACACCGAGGACGGCTCAATATCCAG TCAGGTCTGGAGGACGGCGACCTGTATGATGGGGCTTGGTGTGCGGAGCAACAAGACGCCGAGCCTTGGTTTCAGGTGGACGCTAAGAATCCTGTCCGCTTCGCGGGCATTGTTACGCAGGGCAGAAATTCTGTGTGGAG GTACGACTGGGTTACGTCATACAAGGTCCAGTTCAGCAACGACAGTCAGACCTGGTGGAGCAGTAGGAATCACAGTAGTGGGATGGACATG GTATTTCCTGCCAATTCAGACCCAGAGACCCCAGTGTTGAACCTCCTGCCAGAGCCTCAGGTGGCTCGCTTCATCCGCCTGCTGCCTCAGACCTGGCTCCAGGAAGGCGCGTCTTGCCTCCGGGCAGAGATCCTCGCCTGTCCAGTCTCAG ATCCTAATGACCTGTTCCCTGAGGCTCACACACTAGGATCATCTGACTCTCTGGACTTCCGGCATCACAATTATAAGGCTATGAGGAAG ctgATGAAACAGGTGAATGACCAATGCCCCAACATCACCCGCATCTACAGCATTGGGAAGAGCCACCAGGGCCTGAAGCTGTATGTGATGGAGATGTCAGACCAGCCTGGGGAGCACGAGCTGG GCGAGCCCGAGGTCCGCTACGTGGCTGGTATGCATGGCAACGAGGCCCTGGGGCGGGAGCTACTTCTGCTTCTGATGCAGTTCTTATGCCGCGAGTTCCTGCGTGGGGACCCGCGGGTGACCCGGCTGCTTACTGAGACACGGATTCACCTATTGCCCTCTATGAATCCTGATGGCTATGAGACCGCCTACCACAAG GGCTCAGAGCTGGTGGGCTGGGCAGAGGGTCGCTGGACCCACCAGGGCATTGACCTTAACCACAATTTTGCTGACCTCAACACACCACTGTGGTATGCAGAGGATGATGGACTGGTACCCCACACTGTCCCCAAccatcacctgccactgcctgcTTACTATACGCTGCCCAATGCCACC GTGGCTCCTGAAACATGGGCAGTGATCAAATGGATGAAGCGTATTCCCTTTGTGCTGAGCGCCAACCTCCATGGGGGTGAGCTTGTGGTGTCCTATCCTTTCGACATGACTCGGACCCCGTGGGCTGCTCGTGAACTCACCCCGACACCGGATGATGCTGTCTTTCGCTGGCTTAGCACTGTCTATGCTGGCACTAATCGGGCCATGCAAGACATGGATCGCCGGCCTTGTCATAGCCAGGATTTCTCCTTGCACGGCAATGTCATCAATGGAGCCGACTGGCACACAGTTCCTGGGA GCATGAATGACTTCAGCTACCTACACACCAATTGCTTTGAGGTCACTGTGGAGCTGTCCTGTGACAAGTTCCCTCATGAGAAGGAGTTGCCTCAAGAATGGGAAAACAACAAAGATGCCCTTCTCACCTACCTGGAGCAG GTACGCATGGGCATTGCCGGGGTTGTCCGGGACGAAGACACAGCGCTCGGGATTGCAGATGCGGTCATTGCTGTGGAGGGCATTAACCACGATGTCACAACAG CATGGGGCGGAGATTACTGGCGACTGTTGACACCTGGGGACTACGTGGTGACAGCCAGTGCTGAGGGCTACCATGCAGTTAGACAGCACTGTCGGGTCACCTTTGAAGAAGGCCCTGTTCCCTGCAATTTCCGACTCACCAAGACTCCCAAACAGAGGCTTCGGGAGCTGCTGGCAGCAAAGGCTAAGATGCCCCCAGACCTTCGGAGGAAGCTAGGGCGGCTGAGGGGACGAAAAAATTAA
- the C4H20orf141 gene encoding uncharacterized protein C20orf141 homolog translates to MCAPRCFSHTQLLDSILGLGALGVTIRTVFSTAGLALLLLLLVSFLAFDLLHGPTGTTLPPHRLLPVGQSQGAGEGPGQQAVPLFLTGTVTGLFSLQDALFLLLLGLGLFLGGTGIPLTLLGLAFCLHPWA, encoded by the exons ATGTGTGCCCCCCGGTGCTtcagccacacccagctcctagACAGTATCCTAGGGCTGGGGGCACTAGGAGTGACAATTCGAACAGTCTTCTCAACCGCTGGCCTagccctgctgctcctgctgctggtcAGCTTCCTTGCTTTTGACCTGCTCCATGG GCCTACAGGTACCACCTTGCCACCACACAGACTTCTCCCAGTGGGTCAGAGCCAGGGGGCTGGTGAAGGTCCAGGACAGCAGGCAGTTCCCCTCTTCCTAACAGGGACAGTCACCGGACTGTTCAGCCTCCAGGATGCACTGTTCCTGCTCTTGCTGGGCCTAGGCCTGTTCTTGGGAGGCACTGGTATACCATTAACCCTGCTGGGCCTGGCTTTCTGTCTCCATCCATGGGCCTGA
- the Tmem239 gene encoding transmembrane protein 239 translates to MQQPRVETDIIGAGEGPQRAVSWSAWVTRQDWGRWWACHMPRSWAQWWNTSGWRQPLQRMLWGLEGTLYLMLALMLCHALFSTGSYLLSSLWPVVAVVWSHLLPAILLLVLSALPALLFAASFLLLFSTLLSLVGLLTSMTHPSYAQDLDQ, encoded by the coding sequence ATGCAGCAGCCACGAGTGGAGACGGATATCATCGGGGCTGGCGAGGGGCCGCAGCGGGCAGTGTCCTGGTCAGCCTGGGTCACCCGTCAGGACTGGGGGCGCTGGTGGGCATGCCACATGCCTCGGAGCTGGGCCCAGTGGTGGAATACATCAGGCTGGCGGCAACCACTACAGCGTATGCTATGGGGTCTGGAGGGGACACTCTACCTGATGCTGGCACTGATGCTGTGTCATGCACTCTTCAGCACTGGCTCCTACCTGCTGAGTTCCCTGTGgcctgtggtggctgtggtgtgGAGCCACCTGCTGCCAGCCATCCTGCTGCTGGTGCTCAGTGCCCTGCCTGCTCTGCTCTTCgctgcctccttcctgctgctctTCTCCACACTGCTGAGCCTTGTGGGCTTGCTTACCTCCATGACTCACCCAAGCTATGCTCAGGACTTGGACCAATAG